The proteins below come from a single Chelmon rostratus isolate fCheRos1 chromosome 10, fCheRos1.pri, whole genome shotgun sequence genomic window:
- the trh gene encoding pro-thyrotropin-releasing hormone, whose amino-acid sequence MKSTCLLILASLVVCNLAMCGGQGIPAEDETDRGTIDDIILQRAESLLLQSILKKLQDEDGRNEGSSTQTEWVTKRQHPGKRYSEDFEKRQHPGRREDDEQYLDVQKRQHPGKRDDDMHAFMELQKRQHPGKRTTMGHISENPVMLMSELSKRQHPGKRYLVLHSKRQHPGKRHPEDEDAYEDLDADADGDEDLAELEKRQHPGKRYWDNSSPDLGTNSPCDVLDPTSCSKTSLLLDFLDNINKSHAEEKRQHPGKRFAPEEDLVEGE is encoded by the exons ATGAAGTCGACATGTCTGCTCATCTTGGCTTCTCTCGTGGTCTGCAACTTGGCTATGTGTGGAGGACAAGGAATCCCCGCTGAGGACGAGACGGACCGAGGGACCATAGACGACATCATACTCCAGAGAGCAGAAAGTCTCTTGTTACAGTCCATTCTCAAGAAGCTGCAGGATGAAGACGGCAGAAACG AGGGATCTTCCACTCAGACAGAATGGGTGACAAAACGACAGCATCCCGGTAAGAGATACAGCGAGGACTTTGAGAAGCGGCAGCATCcggggaggagagaagatgatGAACAGTACTTGGACGTTCAAAAGAGACAGCACCCGGGCAAACGCGACGACGACATGCACGCATTCATGGAGCTCCAGAAGAGGCAACACCCGGGAAAGCGCACCACGATGGGACACATTTCTGAAAACCCCGTAATGTTAATGAGTGAACTTTCAAAACGACAGCACCCGGGCAAGCGCTACCTGGTGCTGCACAGCAAACGCCAGCACCCAGGTAAGCGCCACCCCGAGGACGAGGACGCCTATGAGGACTTGGATGCGGATGCTGATGGAGACGAAGACCTGGCAGAGTTGGAAAAGCGTCAGCACCCGGGAAAACGATATTGGGATAACTCCAGTCCGGATTTAGGCACAAACAGTCCGTGTGATGTTTTGGACCCTACGAGCTGCAGCAAGACCAGTTTGCTGCTCGACTTTTTAGACAACATTAACAAGAGCCATGCCGAGGAGAAGAGACAACACCCGGGCAAAAGATTTGCACCCGAGGAGGATTTAGTGGAAGGAGAGTAG
- the LOC121612977 gene encoding rabenosyn-5 — protein sequence MASSYPPPFEGAGEVKEGFLCPLCLKDLQSFYQLQDHYEEEHSGDDRHVRGQLKSLVQKAKKAKDKLLKRDGDDRPDTGSYESFYYGGVDPYMWEPQELGATRSHLDFFKKHRAARIDHYVIEVNKLIIRLEKLTSFDRTNSDAAKIRAIEKSVVSWVNDSDVPFCPDCGNKFNIRNRRHHCRLCGSIMCRRCMEFVPLPLAQKLISGTREALCVPGSPVQSQSSAAGGGGGGMGSRRGSISSLSSVTSMLEERDDEKIRCCHHCMDTLLKRQQKLEEKDHVPDIVKLYERLRMCMEKVDERAPEYIRMAESLNAGEITYNLDTAGGLRLEVQKYYELIDALSKKILTLNTKDDPPPHPKVLQLQKMIRYTATLFVQEKLLGLMSLPTKEKYEELKEKRRQEQEKRLQQERLATQETLKRRQESEKNRPPPSTNGELPQAPRAPRMTKAGGWLPSADSANARSELEDPLLQQIENIQSFLRQAREAQRTDEVAMLEENLRQLQDEYDQQQTSLAITLSQKLAEEESLQQGELHRLEAREREERGHWGPAVGSTQPPITWERSLDISPAGGFQGEENTETEDLTPKAERSPSSIRAFPALTNQEDSPPRLRSLGGHVTPPGGEGQNSTSLNPFDEEDSTPVEEDPSNPFFEDIKREHKEVTNGRKEYNPFDEEEDVEEDKQVAEVVPGNPFDEEDNNDAGNPFLEASGNSPEVSTNPFDGDDDDEVLPDVDMIEEELLLQQIDNIRAYIFDAKLSGRLDEVELLSENLRELQHTLQEQKKKKH from the exons ATGGCCTCGAGTTATCCACCCCCCTTTGAAGGCGCAGGTGAAGTGAAGGAGGGCTTTCTTTGCCCACTGTGCCTCAAGGACCTCCAGTCATTCTACCAACTCCAAGACCACTATGAAGAGGAGCACTCCGGGGATGACCGCCATGTTAGGGGACAGCTCAAGA GTTTGGTTCAGAAGGCAAAGAAAGCCAAAGACAAGCTGCTGAAAAGGGACGGAGATGACAGACCGGATACAGGCAGTTATGAGTCCTTCTACTATGGTGGAGTGGACCCCTACATGTGGGAGCCTCAGGAACTGG GAGCAACTAGAAGTCACCTGGACTTCTTTAAAAAACACCGAGCAGCCAGGATAGATCACTATGTCATTGAGGTCAACAAGCTCATCATCAGACTGGAAAAG TTGACATCGTTTGATAGGACCAACTCAGATGCCGCCAAAATCAGAG CCATTGAGAAGTCAGTTGTGTCATGGGTGAATGACTCGGATGTCCCGTTCTGTCCCGACTGTGGAAACAAGTTCAACATCCGGAACAGGCGGCACCACTGTCGTCTCTGTGGGTCCATCATGTGTAGGAGGTGCATGGAATTTGTCCCCTTACCTTTGGCTC AAAAGCTGATCAGTGGGACACGAGAGGCCCTGTGCGTACCTGGGAGCCCCGTTCAGTCCCAGTCTTCCGCAgcaggaggcggcggcggcgggatGGGCTCCAGGAGaggcagcatcagcagcctgaGCAGCGTTACCTCcatgctggaggagagggaCGACGAGAAGATTCGCTGCTGTCACCACTGCATGGACACACTGCTGAAGAGGCAGCAGAAGTTGGAAGAGAAGGACCACGTGCCAGATATAGTGAAACTTTACGAG AGGCTGAGGATGTGCATGGAAAAGGTGGATGAAAGGGCTCCAGAATACATCAGAATGGCAGAGTCTCTCAA TGCTGGAGAGATCACTTACAATCTTGACACTGCTGGTGGACTGAGACTGGAAGTACAGAAATACTACGAACTAATCGATGCCCTGAG TAAAAAGATTttaacactaaacacaaaagATGATCCACCACCGCATCCAAAGGTCCTCCAGCTGCAGAAGATGATCCGCTATACAGCCACACTGTTCGTCCAG GAGAAGCTGTTGGGTCTCATGTCTTTACCCACTAAGGAGAAATATgaagagctgaaagaaaagaggagacaggaaCAAGAGAAGAGACTCCAACAGGAGAGACTG GCAACCCAGGAGACCCTGAAGAGGAGGCAAGAGTCTGAGAAAAACCGTCCACCTCCCAGCACCAACGGAGAGCTGCCTCAGGCCCCTAGAGCTCCACGCATGACCAAAGCTGGTGGTTGGTTGCCCTCCGCAGACTCGGCCAACGCACGCAGCGAGCTGGAGGACCCCCTCCTGCAGCAGATTGAGAACATACAGTCATTCCTTCGACAGGCACGGGAGGCCCAGAGGACAGATGAGGTAGCCATGTTGGAGGAGAACTTGCGTCAGCTGCAGGATGAATACGACCAGCAGCAGACCAGCCTGGCCATCACACTCTCCCAGAagctggctgaggaggagagctTGCAGCAGGGTGAGCTCCATCGTCTGGAAGCccgggagagggaggagagggggcaTTGGGGCCCTGCTGTGGGGTCCACTCAGCCTCCCATCACGTGGGAGAGGTCTCTGGACATCAGTCCGGCAGGGGGCTTCcaaggagaggaaaacactgagacAGAGGACCTGACTCCTAAAGCTGAGAGGAGTCCATCCTCCATAAGGGCATTCCCTGCTCTCACAAACCAGGAGGACTCACCTCCCAGGCTAAGGAGCTTAGGGGGGCATGTAACCCCCCCTGGTGGTGAAGGACAGAACAGCACCTCCCTCAACCCTTTCGATGAGGAGGACTCTACTCCCGTTGAGGAGGATCCATCCAACCCCTTCTTCGAGGACATCAAGAGGGAACACAAAGAGGTAACCAATGGGAGAAAAGAATATAATCCATTCGATGAAGAGGAAGACGTCGAGGAGGACAAACAGGTGGCTGAGGTCGTACCTGGGAACCCCTTTGATGAGGAGGACAATAATGATGCAGGCAACCCCTTCCTGGAGGCCTCTGGGAATTCTCCAGAAGTCTCGACCAACCCTTTTGACGGGGACGATGACGACGAAGTTTTGCCCGATGTGGACATGAtagaggaggagctgctgctgcagcagatcgACAACATTAGGGCCTACATTTTTGACGCCAAGCTCAGTGGCCGTCTCGATGAGGTGGAGCTCCTGTCAGAGAACCTCAGAGAGCTACAGCACACCCTACaggaacagaagaaaaagaagcactgA